From Hydractinia symbiolongicarpus strain clone_291-10 chromosome 12, HSymV2.1, whole genome shotgun sequence, one genomic window encodes:
- the LOC130622249 gene encoding uncharacterized protein LOC130622249 isoform X2, protein MAEKEEFSPVPGDIPVTMGEEIQKRKPVIKESLAPVLTLMKLFGLYYEDTCEKIGWKKIWNKSSKIYSIIMLLVFMTAVGKSVAALFYQSNKDGYYTAAIFIIYYFKCTVQIYACLKISPCSQTCVLWTFIDRVQTFLDDIKLCHCRKVENNFRSKLKRWLYAFVGIFFTCVAANVFVLFYPLKELDMVLSKLVSPLPDTFGVYAARTVFEVFVLATWFLPVALCGVLTQSISYIFEEFFRYLKHRKMNGLCLRTYIKEIREKYVAMTTMCSDLDDMLSYIFMISYLTDIVLVCLELRMCVVSVGSLVSRFLVLFWCVPSLFSLVTLSYYSSRLVEKGEEMLQYIQKVDIYNVDMDAKVQLDLLLFHLSAQPVVLTIWKMIPLYKSIIVSKLQEIFWNTKNY, encoded by the exons ATGGCGGAAAAAGAAGAATTCAGTCCTGTACCAGGAGATATCCCAGTTACAATGGGCGAAGAGATCCAGAAGAGGAAACCCGTGATTAAAGAAAGTCTTGCGCCGGTGTTAACACTAATGAAGTTGTTTGGATTGTATTATGAAGACACATGCGAGAAGATAGGAtggaaaaaaatttggaataaaTCTTCCAAAATATACAGCATTATTATGCTACTTGTGTTTATGACAGCTGTTGGAAAGTCAGTTGCAG cgttattttatCAATCAAACAAAGATGGCTACTACACAGCTGCAATTTTCATCATCTATTACTTCAAATGCACAGTGCAAATATATGCTTGCCTTAAAATCAGTCCCTGCTCACAGACATGTGTACTTTGGACTTTTATCGACAGAGTGCAAACCTTTCTGGATGACATAAAATTGTGCCACTGCCGCAAAGTCGAAAATAATTTCCGAAGTAAATTGAAACGCTGGTTGTATGCTTTCGTGGGAATTTTCTTTACTTGCGTTGCAGCCAACGTCTTTGTTCTTTTTTATCCACTAAAAGAACTTGATATGGTTTTAAGCAAGTTGGTGTCTCCGTTACCCGACACATTCGGTGTTTATGCTGCGCGAACAGTATTTGAAGTTTTCGTTCTAGCTACCTGGTTTTTGCCAGTGGCGTTATGTGGTGTTTTGACTCAATCGATTTCATATATTTTTGAGGAGTTCTTCCGATACCTAAAACACCGCAAAATGAATGGCCTATGTTTGCGAACTTACATTAAAGAAATTCGAGAAAAGTACGTCGCCATGACAACTATGTGCTCGGATTTGGATGATATGTTGAGTTATATATTCATGATATCATACCTGACGGATATAGTGCTGGTGTGCTTGGAACTGAGGATGTGCGTGGTTTCAGTTGGAAGCCTAGTTTCAAGATTTCTTGTCCTATTCTGGTGTGTGCCATCTCTTTTTTCGCTGGTCACACTCTCCTACTATTCGTCAAGATTAGTAGAAAAG GGAGAAGAAATGTTGCAGTACATACAGAAAGTGGATATTTATAATGTCGACATGGACGCAAAGGTTCAG TTGGATTTGTTGTTATTTCACTTGAGTGCACAACCAGTTGTTTTGACGATATGGAAGATGATTCCACTGTACAAGTCAATCATTGTTTCA AAGTTGCAAGAAATCTTTTGGAACaccaaaaattattaa
- the LOC130622249 gene encoding uncharacterized protein LOC130622249 isoform X1, protein MAEKEEFSPVPGDIPVTMGEEIQKRKPVIKESLAPVLTLMKLFGLYYEDTCEKIGWKKIWNKSSKIYSIIMLLVFMTAVGKSVAALFYQSNKDGYYTAAIFIIYYFKCTVQIYACLKISPCSQTCVLWTFIDRVQTFLDDIKLCHCRKVENNFRSKLKRWLYAFVGIFFTCVAANVFVLFYPLKELDMVLSKLVSPLPDTFGVYAARTVFEVFVLATWFLPVALCGVLTQSISYIFEEFFRYLKHRKMNGLCLRTYIKEIREKYVAMTTMCSDLDDMLSYIFMISYLTDIVLVCLELRMCVVSVGSLVSRFLVLFWCVPSLFSLVTLSYYSSRLVEKGEEMLQYIQKVDIYNVDMDAKVQLDLLLFHLSAQPVVLTIWKMIPLYKSIIVSIFVSIITYFTILIAF, encoded by the exons ATGGCGGAAAAAGAAGAATTCAGTCCTGTACCAGGAGATATCCCAGTTACAATGGGCGAAGAGATCCAGAAGAGGAAACCCGTGATTAAAGAAAGTCTTGCGCCGGTGTTAACACTAATGAAGTTGTTTGGATTGTATTATGAAGACACATGCGAGAAGATAGGAtggaaaaaaatttggaataaaTCTTCCAAAATATACAGCATTATTATGCTACTTGTGTTTATGACAGCTGTTGGAAAGTCAGTTGCAG cgttattttatCAATCAAACAAAGATGGCTACTACACAGCTGCAATTTTCATCATCTATTACTTCAAATGCACAGTGCAAATATATGCTTGCCTTAAAATCAGTCCCTGCTCACAGACATGTGTACTTTGGACTTTTATCGACAGAGTGCAAACCTTTCTGGATGACATAAAATTGTGCCACTGCCGCAAAGTCGAAAATAATTTCCGAAGTAAATTGAAACGCTGGTTGTATGCTTTCGTGGGAATTTTCTTTACTTGCGTTGCAGCCAACGTCTTTGTTCTTTTTTATCCACTAAAAGAACTTGATATGGTTTTAAGCAAGTTGGTGTCTCCGTTACCCGACACATTCGGTGTTTATGCTGCGCGAACAGTATTTGAAGTTTTCGTTCTAGCTACCTGGTTTTTGCCAGTGGCGTTATGTGGTGTTTTGACTCAATCGATTTCATATATTTTTGAGGAGTTCTTCCGATACCTAAAACACCGCAAAATGAATGGCCTATGTTTGCGAACTTACATTAAAGAAATTCGAGAAAAGTACGTCGCCATGACAACTATGTGCTCGGATTTGGATGATATGTTGAGTTATATATTCATGATATCATACCTGACGGATATAGTGCTGGTGTGCTTGGAACTGAGGATGTGCGTGGTTTCAGTTGGAAGCCTAGTTTCAAGATTTCTTGTCCTATTCTGGTGTGTGCCATCTCTTTTTTCGCTGGTCACACTCTCCTACTATTCGTCAAGATTAGTAGAAAAG GGAGAAGAAATGTTGCAGTACATACAGAAAGTGGATATTTATAATGTCGACATGGACGCAAAGGTTCAG TTGGATTTGTTGTTATTTCACTTGAGTGCACAACCAGTTGTTTTGACGATATGGAAGATGATTCCACTGTACAAGTCAATCATTGTTTCA atcTTTGTCAGCATCATAACGTACTTTACCATTCTCATTGCGTTCTGA
- the LOC130622250 gene encoding 5-hydroxytryptamine receptor 4-like — protein MTDANSTCQFRMSLLHEPLVTVFGVLFSFIAVATVLGNILVLAVLRLGINGKKSNHILTSLAISDLLVGLILAPLTSWQLITRNLHNCEVEAVRVYFTAFLICTSLLTVALIALDRYILLTKLGHYRRCMTSKRTSILILFAWLIPGIAPLLRFVGKYTYLSILILICFGSFLLLILSYYYLTKAVREKEKTLNSHRRDSRICFHLDSRRSKKQRAREKAHIKLAKIVIIIVMCHFFCLISTNIWIAFDLLKVAYSFISPLTHQCLYLAALVTSQINSCLNPVIYFLKNPEFRRGFRFLIKQELAYSSTKEHYDVSSTSMTVFNITMKENSKC, from the coding sequence ATGACAGATGCCAATTCAACATGTCAATTTCGAATGTCCTTACTACACGAGCCACTTGTAACTGTATTTGGTGTACTTTTCAGCTTCATTGCAGTTGCTACCGTTTTAGGCAATATACTAGTATTAGCAGTCTTAAGGCTTGGCATAAATGGGAAAAAATCAAATCATATTTTGACTTCATTGGCAATTTCAGATTTATTGGTAGGCTTGATATTAGCACCTCTGACCTCCTGGCAATTGATTACTAGAAATTTACACAATTGCGAAGTTGAGGCGGTCCGTGTTTATTTCACAGCATTCTTGATATGCACTTCATTGTTAACGGTTGCTTTGATTGCCTTGGACAGGTACATTTTGCTGACTAAATTGGGACACTACCGCCGTTGCATGACAAGTAAAAGAACATCGATTCTTATTTTATTCGCCTGGTTAATCCCTGGAATTGCTCCGTTACTTCGCTTTGTTGGGAAATATACATATCTATCAATACTAATTTTGATATGTTTTGGTTCATTTTTATTACTGATTCTgagttattattatttaacgaaGGCAGTTCGTGAAAAGGAGAAAACATTGAATTCACATCGGCGTGATTCGAGAATTTGCTTTCATTTAGACAGTCGGCGTTCAAAGAAACAAAGAGCGAGGGAAAAGGCACAtataaaattagcaaaaattgtCATTATTATTGTTATGTGTCATTTCTTCTGTCTCATCTCAACTAACATTTGGATCGCCTTTGATTTACTCAAAGTTGCATATTCATTCATAAGTCCTTTGACACACCAATGTTTATATCTAGCTGCGTTGGTAACATCTCAAATCAATTCCTGCTTAAATccagtgatatatttcttgaagAATCCAGAGTTTAGGAGAGGCTTTCGATTTTTGATCAAACAAGAATTGGCTTATTCGTCAACGAAAGAACATTATGATGTTAGTTCTACTTCAATGACCGTGTTTAATATTACAATGAAAGAGAATTCGAAATGCTGA